Proteins co-encoded in one Deltaproteobacteria bacterium genomic window:
- the lptG gene encoding LPS export ABC transporter permease LptG — MKPRILDRYIGGGFLKMFATCLGGFTALYILVDFIERSSQIFKSDPAPIAIALYFAYKLPLIVFQMIPVACLLGSLLSLLILARNSELTAIKAGGVPILRASAPIIAMAALISTLGFLLNEYVVPAATQKREYIYKVDIKKQVWRAKYRKENVFYRSGSAIYSFGLFVPEQNKISDVRMYRLDDRFRIAERAVAASAQYQNGHWMLVDGYRWMFEGHRLVDTAAFSVLPIELMESPDDLKIYQRDPEEMSWRELRSYVGDLRRQGYDVTNYEVELHGKLAFPLVPIIMAIIGVPFAVRVGRSGGVAAGVGIAIVIGVVYWIVHGLALAVGKSGAIGPIMAAWSAHAVFGIGGLVGLVKVRQ; from the coding sequence ATGAAGCCGCGCATCCTCGACCGCTACATCGGCGGCGGGTTTCTCAAGATGTTCGCCACGTGCCTCGGCGGCTTCACGGCGCTCTACATCCTCGTGGATTTCATCGAGCGCTCGAGCCAGATCTTCAAGTCCGATCCCGCGCCCATCGCCATCGCCCTCTACTTCGCCTACAAGCTGCCGCTGATCGTGTTTCAGATGATCCCTGTCGCCTGCCTGCTCGGTTCGCTCCTGTCGCTCCTGATCCTGGCGCGCAATTCGGAACTCACGGCGATCAAGGCGGGCGGCGTGCCGATCCTGCGCGCCTCGGCGCCGATCATCGCGATGGCCGCGCTCATCAGCACGCTGGGATTTCTCCTCAATGAATACGTCGTTCCCGCGGCGACGCAAAAACGCGAATACATCTACAAGGTCGACATCAAAAAGCAGGTCTGGCGAGCGAAGTATCGCAAGGAAAACGTGTTCTACCGCTCGGGCAGCGCGATCTATTCGTTCGGCCTCTTCGTGCCAGAGCAGAATAAGATCAGCGACGTGCGCATGTACCGGCTCGACGACCGCTTCCGCATCGCCGAGCGCGCGGTGGCCGCGTCGGCGCAGTACCAGAACGGCCACTGGATGCTCGTGGACGGCTATCGGTGGATGTTCGAGGGGCACCGGCTCGTGGACACCGCCGCGTTTTCCGTGCTGCCGATCGAGCTGATGGAATCGCCCGACGACCTGAAGATCTACCAGCGCGATCCCGAGGAGATGAGCTGGCGCGAACTGCGGTCCTACGTCGGCGATCTACGACGGCAGGGGTACGACGTCACCAACTACGAGGTCGAGCTGCACGGCAAACTCGCGTTTCCGCTCGTGCCGATCATCATGGCGATCATCGGTGTGCCCTTCGCCGTGCGCGTCGGGCGGTCGGGCGGCGTCGCGGCGGGAGTCGGCATCGCCATCGTCATCGGCGTCGTGTACTGGATCGTGCACGGTCTCGCGCTCGCCGTGGGCAAGTCGGGCGCAATCGGTCCGATCATGGCCGCGTGGAGCGCGCACGCGGTCTTCGGGATCGGCGGGCTCGTCGGCCTCGTCAAGGTGCGGCAATAG
- a CDS encoding flippase-like domain-containing protein has protein sequence MKSWKTWLGVALSIAFLSMALGNIDWALFKSSMATISLPLFVFVMLIVVFTLAIRGLRWHYLLKPVTPVSPVTLFWSTTIGFAVNNVLPARLGEVARAYSAHRRGGAPFGAAFGTIVVERLYDTFSALFLFVAAILVFDFGDMESVFGVGPEKVAATLGAGGAVLLAGIVVLKWKTDFAMSIFRTVARPLPDAWTAKIERGFRSFVGGFTQSTKPFDIAVILAISVIIWIISAFQIRWSVATFGLYLNREATVILVMAIVVAVAVPAAPGYVGVYHYLAQQALIRYAGVEPSMALSMAVVVHASNYIPQTAVGLARFAYEGLRISDLRSVRGGGASEDA, from the coding sequence ATGAAATCCTGGAAGACCTGGCTCGGCGTCGCGCTCTCCATCGCGTTCCTGTCCATGGCGCTCGGCAATATCGACTGGGCGCTTTTCAAGTCGTCGATGGCGACGATCTCGCTGCCGCTGTTCGTCTTCGTCATGCTGATCGTCGTGTTCACGCTCGCGATTCGCGGCTTGCGCTGGCATTACCTGCTCAAACCGGTGACGCCGGTTTCGCCCGTCACGCTTTTCTGGTCCACGACCATCGGTTTCGCGGTCAACAACGTGCTGCCCGCGCGTCTCGGCGAGGTCGCCCGGGCGTATTCGGCGCATCGGCGCGGGGGCGCGCCCTTCGGCGCGGCGTTCGGGACCATCGTTGTCGAGCGGCTCTACGACACATTTTCCGCGCTGTTTCTGTTCGTCGCGGCAATTCTCGTCTTCGATTTCGGCGACATGGAATCGGTGTTCGGCGTCGGCCCCGAGAAGGTCGCGGCGACGCTCGGCGCGGGCGGCGCGGTGCTGCTCGCGGGTATCGTCGTCCTGAAATGGAAGACCGACTTCGCCATGTCGATCTTTCGCACCGTGGCGCGGCCGCTGCCCGATGCGTGGACCGCGAAAATCGAGCGGGGATTCCGGTCCTTCGTCGGCGGATTCACGCAGTCCACCAAGCCCTTCGACATCGCGGTAATCCTGGCGATCTCCGTCATCATCTGGATCATTTCGGCATTTCAGATCCGCTGGTCGGTGGCGACCTTCGGCCTGTACCTGAACCGCGAGGCCACGGTGATTCTCGTGATGGCGATCGTTGTCGCGGTGGCCGTGCCCGCCGCGCCGGGCTACGTGGGCGTCTATCACTACCTTGCACAGCAGGCGCTCATCCGCTATGCGGGGGTCGAGCCATCGATGGCTCTGTCCATGGCCGTCGTTGTGCACGCCTCGAATTACATTCCGCAGACGGCGGTTGGCCTCGCGCGATTCGCGTATGAGGGCCTGCGCATTTCGGACCTGCGCTCGGTCAGAGGCGGCGGCGCGTCGGAGGACGCATGA
- a CDS encoding bifunctional riboflavin kinase/FAD synthetase — MNDRLRVIGAAPSPGRACTVCVGNFDGLHLGHRSILARARELAGNHGEACVALTFEPHPLRVLRPEKVFAMIYPHAERYRQLAAAGMDAVAVEEFTRDTADTEPEAWIEGILLGALGAAHVVVGYDFRFGHMARGDAAMLQEYAATRGVQVEVMEPVASDGLKVSSSRIRRAIGAGDVETAARLLDRPFHVRGFVAVGAKRGRTLGFPTANLQTDWELIPANGVYAGIAVVDGTRVATGISVGTNPTFGDDGRRIEAHLIDWSGDIYGCEISVHFLARLRDEIRFPNVEALVAQMRADIDTARTIAARHDGGLDP; from the coding sequence ATGAATGATCGCCTTCGCGTCATCGGCGCGGCGCCGTCGCCGGGCCGCGCGTGCACCGTGTGCGTCGGCAATTTCGACGGCCTGCACCTCGGCCATCGGTCGATCCTCGCCCGCGCGCGCGAACTGGCCGGTAACCACGGCGAGGCGTGCGTGGCCCTGACGTTCGAGCCGCACCCCTTGCGGGTCCTGCGTCCGGAGAAGGTTTTCGCGATGATTTATCCGCACGCCGAGCGTTATCGGCAGCTCGCCGCGGCGGGCATGGACGCGGTGGCGGTGGAGGAGTTCACCCGAGATACGGCCGACACCGAGCCCGAGGCGTGGATCGAGGGCATCCTGCTCGGCGCGCTCGGCGCCGCGCACGTGGTGGTCGGCTACGACTTTCGCTTCGGGCACATGGCGCGGGGCGACGCGGCGATGCTGCAGGAATACGCGGCGACGCGGGGCGTGCAGGTCGAGGTGATGGAGCCGGTGGCGTCGGACGGACTCAAGGTGTCGAGTTCCCGCATCCGCCGCGCGATCGGCGCGGGGGATGTCGAGACCGCCGCGCGGTTGCTCGACCGGCCGTTTCACGTGCGCGGGTTCGTGGCCGTCGGCGCGAAACGCGGGCGCACGCTCGGCTTCCCCACTGCGAATCTTCAGACGGACTGGGAACTGATTCCGGCGAACGGCGTTTACGCGGGAATCGCCGTGGTGGACGGCACGCGCGTGGCGACCGGAATCAGCGTGGGCACGAACCCGACGTTCGGCGACGACGGACGGCGCATCGAGGCGCACCTGATCGACTGGAGCGGCGACATCTATGGGTGCGAGATCTCCGTGCACTTCCTCGCGCGGCTGCGCGACGAAATCCGTTTTCCGAACGTGGAAGCGCTCGTCGCGCAAATGCGCGCCGACATCGACACGGCGCGGACGATTGCCGCGCGCCATGACGGCGGGCTCGATCCATGA
- a CDS encoding thymidine phosphorylase, giving the protein MRIVDLIRAKRGGEPLSAEDIRAFALGAARGEIPDYQVTAFLMAVFFRGMSAAETSAMTLAMRDSGDRVVFDSATPTVDKHSTGGVGDKVSISLAPIVAACGGYVPMIAGRGLGHTGGTIDKLEAIPGFRTALDLDEFRRIVTTVGCAIGGQTERLCPADRRLYALRDVTATVECVPLIVSSILSKKSAEGARALVMDVKCGGGAFMESEAEATVLSRALCDTGREMGLAVRALVTDMSRPLGRTVGNALETAEAIRYLQGDVDPMYEEINLLLAAHMLELAGVHPSLESARREATEAVSSGRALAKIRDMIAAQGGDARVADDASLLPRATHVKPLLAEDNGFIVGIETREVGVAAMELGAGRRTAEDVIDPAVGFVLKKSVGDAVTRGETILEIHVNDESRLPAVESRLRAAFRIGPERVSPPALVKGIIANE; this is encoded by the coding sequence TTGCGCATTGTGGATCTCATTCGGGCCAAGCGCGGCGGCGAACCGCTGTCGGCGGAGGACATTCGTGCGTTCGCGCTTGGCGCGGCGCGCGGCGAGATTCCCGACTACCAGGTCACGGCGTTCCTGATGGCGGTGTTTTTTCGCGGGATGAGCGCGGCGGAAACCTCGGCCATGACCCTCGCGATGCGCGATTCGGGCGACCGCGTCGTTTTCGATTCAGCGACCCCCACCGTCGACAAGCACAGCACCGGCGGCGTGGGCGACAAGGTCTCCATCTCGCTCGCGCCGATCGTCGCGGCATGTGGCGGATATGTGCCGATGATCGCGGGACGCGGCCTCGGGCACACGGGCGGCACGATCGACAAGCTGGAGGCGATTCCCGGTTTTCGCACGGCCCTCGACCTCGACGAATTTCGGCGGATCGTCACCACGGTCGGCTGCGCGATCGGCGGCCAGACCGAGCGCCTGTGCCCGGCGGACCGGCGGCTCTACGCGCTTCGCGATGTGACCGCGACGGTGGAGTGCGTGCCCTTGATCGTCAGTTCGATTCTGTCGAAAAAATCCGCCGAGGGCGCCCGCGCGCTGGTGATGGACGTGAAGTGCGGCGGCGGTGCTTTCATGGAGAGCGAGGCCGAGGCCACGGTTCTCTCGCGCGCGCTGTGCGACACGGGGCGCGAGATGGGTCTCGCCGTGCGCGCTCTCGTCACCGACATGAGTCGGCCGCTCGGGCGCACCGTGGGCAACGCGCTCGAAACCGCCGAGGCGATCCGCTATCTGCAGGGCGATGTCGATCCCATGTACGAGGAGATCAACCTGCTGCTCGCCGCGCACATGCTGGAGCTTGCGGGCGTTCATCCGTCGCTCGAATCGGCGCGCCGGGAGGCGACGGAGGCCGTGTCGAGCGGTCGTGCGCTCGCGAAAATTCGCGACATGATCGCGGCGCAGGGCGGCGACGCGCGCGTGGCGGACGACGCCTCGCTCCTGCCCCGGGCGACGCACGTGAAGCCCTTGCTGGCAGAAGACAACGGATTCATCGTCGGGATCGAAACGCGCGAGGTCGGCGTCGCGGCAATGGAACTCGGCGCGGGGCGACGCACGGCGGAGGATGTCATCGACCCCGCCGTCGGATTCGTGCTGAAAAAGTCCGTCGGCGACGCCGTGACGCGCGGCGAGACGATCCTCGAGATTCATGTCAACGACGAATCGCGCCTGCCGGCGGTCGAATCGCGCCTTCGGGCGGCATTTCGAATCGGGCCGGAACGGGTCTCGCCGCCGGCGCTCGTGAAGGGGATCATCGCGAATGAATGA
- a CDS encoding ribonuclease H-like domain-containing protein, which produces MNGESEKDRVLRELRERTKAIIGREEIPPDTPCVEPEGARVWFAGSNAVTPHGSAFVTETRFEPGDIFGLCRLSDFVDAPLGDLARWSGQHWLADLRARDLLFFDIETAGAPGNPAMFAFLTGLGGFEDRAFVVRQVFAEDPDDEAACMHAVAEIVAKYAALVSFNGIGFDVPVLAGRMRRMRLDPTVMDRPHLDLLPYSRRLWRGAFDNCRLATLEHEVVGHARVGDVPGVLIPSIYEDYLTHKDVRRIRAVFDHNIWDVAAMPALALRMARCAAASSPDAEDLSPAESAAIGRDRLARGEIDAATVFLDHGRNARGKIGRRAAEDLVKIYKTTRRMDEAVALWQGMIDRQEAEGEFDPHPYIELAKYREHWEGQYQAALDVAARAESRCPTEKKHWREDLAKRTMRLRWRLAGKRTIRQ; this is translated from the coding sequence ATGAATGGCGAGTCCGAAAAAGACCGCGTCCTGCGCGAGCTGCGCGAGCGGACGAAGGCGATCATCGGGCGTGAGGAAATTCCGCCCGACACGCCCTGCGTGGAGCCTGAGGGTGCGCGGGTGTGGTTTGCCGGATCGAACGCGGTGACGCCGCACGGGTCGGCGTTCGTTACCGAAACCCGCTTCGAACCGGGCGACATTTTCGGCCTGTGTCGTTTGTCGGATTTCGTCGACGCGCCGCTCGGCGATCTCGCCCGTTGGTCGGGCCAACACTGGCTCGCGGACCTTCGTGCCCGCGACCTGCTCTTCTTCGATATCGAAACGGCGGGCGCACCGGGAAACCCGGCAATGTTCGCCTTTCTCACGGGACTCGGCGGCTTCGAGGACCGCGCCTTCGTGGTGCGGCAGGTCTTCGCCGAGGACCCGGACGACGAAGCCGCGTGCATGCACGCCGTCGCGGAGATCGTCGCGAAATACGCGGCGCTCGTGAGCTTCAATGGGATCGGTTTCGATGTGCCGGTGCTCGCCGGTCGCATGCGCCGCATGCGTCTCGATCCCACGGTGATGGACCGGCCGCACCTCGATCTGCTGCCGTACTCGCGGCGGCTGTGGCGCGGCGCATTCGACAACTGCCGCCTCGCGACGCTGGAGCACGAAGTCGTCGGACATGCCCGCGTCGGCGACGTTCCCGGCGTCCTCATTCCGTCGATCTACGAAGACTATCTGACGCACAAGGATGTGCGGCGCATCCGCGCGGTTTTCGACCACAACATATGGGATGTCGCCGCCATGCCAGCGCTGGCGCTTCGAATGGCGCGCTGCGCGGCGGCGTCGAGCCCGGACGCCGAGGACCTTTCCCCCGCGGAATCGGCTGCGATTGGGCGCGACCGACTCGCGCGCGGCGAAATCGACGCGGCCACCGTATTTCTGGATCATGGACGCAACGCGCGCGGAAAGATCGGTCGGCGCGCCGCCGAGGATCTCGTGAAGATCTATAAGACCACGCGCCGTATGGACGAGGCCGTGGCGCTTTGGCAGGGCATGATCGACCGGCAGGAGGCGGAGGGCGAGTTCGACCCTCATCCCTACATCGAGCTGGCGAAGTATCGGGAGCATTGGGAAGGGCAGTATCAGGCGGCACTCGACGTGGCGGCGCGCGCCGAGTCGCGCTGCCCCACGGAAAAAAAGCACTGGCGCGAGGATCTGGCGAAGCGCACCATGCGGCTTCGGTGGCGGCTCGCGGGCAAGCGGACCATCCGCCAGTAA
- the mutS gene encoding DNA mismatch repair protein MutS: MSKMQLTPAMRQWYEVKQRYPDHLVLFRMGDFYETFYEDAERASKLLDIALTSRAKEADQPIPLAGVPFHALNGYLSKLVRAGVKVAICEQVEDPKAAKGLIKREVTRVVTPGVALESETLDERANNYLMGIVRDRDRWGFTIAELTTGEFLMGHFVDDQKLVAEIVRREPAEIVAPESLREDAALTAVIKAAGVGMVSWLRDDAFALETALASLDVQFPEDKIRDMDADKLGPALRTAGGVLSYLLETQLRELGHINRLRVFTDEQFMVVDETTKRNLELVSSMREGGRRGSLLGLLDETVTAMGARLLRQWILYPLLSVKEIARRHDAVESLFRAPVSRRALRELLSRIADLERLAGRISLAACNARDLVSLRTSLEMLPQVRGRLADFDAPLLTEMARQLDDLHDVRELVDAAIDDEPPITLRDGGLIKAGWNAELDDLRAIERDGKSYLSEMEARERERSGIGSLKIRYNSVFGYYIEISNAHKDRIPIDYTRKQTLVNAERYITEELKIYEEKVLTARDRIVDLEYTLFGAVRERVAAEVTRIQATAARLATLDVLATFAELAEANAYVKPAIDESDRIDISEGRHPVVERTNPGERFVPNDTILDPEGDQILVITGPNMAGKSTYIRQVALVVLMAQIGSFVPAREARIGVVDRIFTRVGASDNLARGQSTFMVEMMETAHILREATAKSLVILDEIGRGTSTFDGLSIAWAVTEYLHDVPERRAKTLFATHFHELVDIGRERKRVRNYNIGIIERDDRLIFLHRILPGGTNRSYGIQVARLAGLPDPVVSRAKEILANLEKGELDEIGRARLAHHAAEDGNGRRGQLQLFAATPARSPMEDELRALDTNGLTPLQALQFLCELKARIERA; this comes from the coding sequence ATGAGCAAAATGCAACTGACGCCCGCGATGCGCCAGTGGTACGAGGTGAAGCAGCGTTACCCCGACCACCTCGTGCTGTTTCGCATGGGCGATTTCTACGAGACCTTTTACGAGGACGCCGAGCGCGCCTCGAAGCTGCTCGATATCGCCCTCACCTCGCGCGCCAAGGAAGCCGATCAGCCGATCCCCCTCGCGGGCGTGCCCTTTCACGCGCTGAACGGCTACCTTTCCAAGCTCGTGCGCGCCGGCGTGAAGGTCGCGATCTGCGAGCAGGTCGAGGACCCGAAGGCCGCCAAGGGCCTCATCAAGCGCGAAGTGACGCGCGTCGTCACGCCCGGCGTGGCGCTCGAATCCGAGACCCTCGACGAGCGCGCGAACAACTACCTGATGGGGATCGTGCGCGACCGCGACCGGTGGGGCTTCACCATCGCGGAACTGACCACCGGCGAATTCCTGATGGGCCACTTCGTGGACGATCAAAAACTCGTCGCCGAGATCGTGCGTCGCGAGCCCGCCGAGATCGTCGCGCCCGAGTCGCTGCGTGAAGACGCGGCGCTCACCGCCGTCATCAAAGCCGCGGGCGTGGGCATGGTGTCGTGGCTTCGCGACGACGCGTTCGCGCTCGAAACCGCCCTCGCCTCGCTCGACGTGCAATTTCCCGAAGACAAGATCCGCGACATGGACGCGGACAAACTCGGCCCCGCCCTGCGCACAGCCGGCGGCGTGCTCTCGTATCTGCTCGAGACGCAGCTTCGCGAACTGGGGCACATCAACCGGCTGCGCGTCTTTACCGACGAGCAGTTCATGGTCGTCGACGAGACGACCAAGCGCAATCTGGAACTCGTGTCGAGCATGCGCGAAGGCGGGCGGCGCGGCAGCCTGCTCGGCCTGCTCGACGAAACCGTGACGGCCATGGGCGCGCGGCTGTTGCGCCAGTGGATTCTCTATCCGCTGCTCTCCGTGAAGGAGATCGCTCGGCGCCACGACGCGGTCGAGAGCCTTTTTCGCGCGCCGGTGTCGCGCCGCGCCCTGCGCGAACTGCTCTCGCGCATCGCCGACCTCGAGCGCCTCGCCGGGCGCATCAGTCTTGCCGCGTGCAACGCGCGCGACCTCGTTTCGCTTCGCACGAGTCTGGAGATGCTGCCGCAAGTGCGCGGTCGACTCGCCGATTTCGACGCGCCGCTACTCACCGAGATGGCGCGGCAGCTCGACGACCTGCACGACGTGCGCGAACTGGTGGACGCGGCGATCGACGACGAACCGCCGATCACGCTGCGCGACGGCGGTCTCATCAAAGCGGGCTGGAACGCCGAGCTGGACGACCTGCGCGCGATCGAACGCGACGGCAAATCGTACCTGTCGGAGATGGAGGCGCGCGAGCGCGAACGCTCGGGCATCGGGAGCCTGAAGATCCGTTACAATTCGGTCTTCGGCTACTACATCGAAATCAGCAACGCGCACAAAGACCGCATCCCCATCGACTACACGCGCAAGCAGACGCTCGTGAACGCCGAACGTTACATCACCGAGGAACTCAAGATTTACGAGGAAAAGGTCCTCACGGCGCGCGACCGGATCGTTGATCTCGAGTACACGCTGTTCGGCGCGGTGCGCGAGCGCGTCGCGGCCGAGGTCACGCGCATCCAGGCGACCGCCGCGCGGCTCGCGACGCTCGACGTGCTCGCGACCTTTGCCGAGCTCGCCGAGGCGAACGCGTACGTCAAGCCCGCGATCGACGAGTCGGACCGCATCGACATCTCCGAGGGGCGACACCCGGTCGTCGAGCGCACGAACCCGGGCGAGCGTTTCGTCCCCAACGACACAATCCTCGATCCCGAGGGCGACCAGATCCTCGTCATCACCGGGCCCAACATGGCGGGCAAATCGACATACATCCGCCAGGTCGCGCTCGTCGTGCTGATGGCGCAGATCGGCTCGTTCGTGCCGGCCCGCGAGGCGCGCATCGGCGTCGTCGATCGCATCTTCACGCGCGTCGGCGCGTCCGACAACCTCGCGCGCGGCCAGTCCACGTTCATGGTCGAGATGATGGAAACGGCGCACATCCTGCGCGAGGCGACGGCGAAGAGCCTCGTCATCCTCGATGAGATCGGTCGCGGCACCAGCACCTTCGACGGCCTGTCCATCGCTTGGGCCGTGACGGAGTACCTGCACGACGTGCCCGAGCGCCGCGCGAAGACGCTGTTCGCCACGCACTTCCACGAGCTCGTCGATATCGGCCGCGAGCGCAAGCGCGTTCGCAACTACAACATCGGCATCATCGAGCGCGATGACCGGCTGATTTTCCTTCACCGCATCCTGCCCGGCGGCACGAACCGCAGCTACGGCATCCAGGTCGCGCGGCTCGCCGGCCTGCCCGATCCCGTCGTCTCCCGCGCGAAAGAGATTCTCGCGAATCTGGAGAAGGGCGAGCTCGACGAGATCGGCCGCGCTAGGCTCGCCCACCACGCCGCGGAGGACGGCAACGGCCGCCGGGGGCAGCTCCAGCTCTTCGCGGCGACGCCGGCGCGATCGCCGATGGAGGACGAGCTTCGCGCGCTCGACACGAACGGGCTGACCCCGCTGCAGGCCCTGCAATTCCTCTGCGAACTCAAGGCCCGGATCGAGCGCGCATGA
- a CDS encoding N-acetylmuramoyl-L-alanine amidase — MKRLLAAALVLVALAAAGSVAAAADGQTQFAKAKAAYLAFLKEDGKKVYRHNWVRHIDQFRRLHKAAPKAAYADDALFLAASAYLELHAWSGQAADAKQAVTIYDQLLKGYPKSPFADDALVKSGAALEKLNRPAEAQEHYARCVKSYPKGDLTLKAREGAKRLAKHAAKPPPTNIAETKPPAAAPSPSPSPGPVGTPAPDSPVAQPGEPAAATPVAEAFADGDTIPLEIFTAPTIVGVQNWTNPDYTRIVIELSDETPYTTNLLEQQPGQNLPRRLYIDFRDCGIASAVAKEMPLADGLLQRVRVGQFDEKTARVVLDIESIENYQIFPMLEPFRIVIDVQGRTKTAATPTPPPDQPKPKKTFLVVLDAGHGGKDTGAMSRGGDRESLLTLSIVKRVEKELKKDAHIRTLLSRPTDHFITLPQRPAIANKANADLFVSVHINAARNVGASGIETFHFSPKANREDWALVAAENATAEERVEQMNAVLAALSLSYKKVESNHLAALVQKNMLTHTRRMHSNVVSRPVRSAPFYVLLGAKMPAILVECGFITNKTELARLKSDAYQDALAKGIADGIREYLSGYQ, encoded by the coding sequence ATGAAACGCCTCCTCGCGGCCGCGCTGGTTCTGGTGGCTCTCGCGGCAGCAGGGAGCGTCGCCGCAGCGGCGGACGGCCAAACGCAGTTCGCCAAGGCCAAGGCCGCCTACCTCGCCTTCCTCAAGGAGGACGGCAAGAAGGTCTATCGTCACAACTGGGTGCGTCACATCGATCAGTTCCGGCGCTTGCACAAGGCCGCGCCCAAAGCCGCGTACGCCGACGACGCCTTGTTTCTGGCGGCGAGCGCGTATCTGGAACTCCACGCGTGGAGCGGCCAAGCGGCCGACGCGAAGCAGGCCGTGACGATCTACGATCAACTGTTGAAGGGCTATCCCAAGAGCCCCTTCGCCGACGACGCGCTGGTGAAAAGCGGCGCGGCGCTCGAAAAGCTGAATCGCCCCGCCGAGGCGCAAGAGCATTACGCGCGATGCGTGAAGAGTTATCCCAAAGGCGACCTGACCTTGAAGGCCCGCGAGGGCGCAAAGCGCCTGGCCAAGCACGCGGCGAAACCGCCGCCGACGAACATCGCGGAGACGAAGCCGCCCGCCGCGGCGCCGTCGCCGTCGCCGTCTCCCGGACCGGTCGGCACGCCCGCGCCTGACAGCCCCGTGGCGCAGCCGGGCGAGCCGGCGGCCGCGACACCGGTCGCGGAAGCGTTCGCCGACGGGGACACAATCCCGCTCGAGATCTTCACCGCGCCGACGATCGTGGGCGTGCAGAACTGGACGAACCCCGACTACACGCGCATCGTCATCGAACTCTCCGACGAAACGCCGTACACCACGAACCTGCTGGAACAGCAGCCCGGCCAGAACCTGCCGCGCCGTCTGTACATCGACTTTCGCGACTGCGGCATCGCGTCCGCGGTGGCCAAGGAGATGCCGCTCGCCGACGGCCTGTTGCAGCGCGTCCGCGTCGGGCAATTCGACGAAAAAACCGCGCGCGTCGTGCTCGACATCGAGAGCATCGAAAACTATCAGATCTTCCCGATGCTCGAACCGTTTCGCATCGTCATCGACGTACAGGGGCGAACCAAGACCGCCGCGACGCCCACGCCGCCGCCGGACCAGCCCAAGCCGAAAAAGACGTTTCTCGTCGTGCTCGACGCGGGGCACGGCGGCAAAGACACCGGCGCGATGAGCCGAGGCGGCGACCGCGAATCGCTTCTCACGCTTTCCATCGTGAAACGCGTGGAAAAAGAACTGAAAAAAGATGCCCACATCCGCACGCTGCTCTCGCGCCCGACGGATCACTTCATCACGCTGCCGCAGCGGCCCGCGATCGCGAACAAGGCGAACGCCGACCTGTTCGTCTCGGTGCACATCAACGCCGCGCGCAACGTCGGCGCATCCGGCATCGAGACGTTCCACTTCTCGCCCAAGGCGAACCGAGAGGACTGGGCGCTCGTCGCCGCGGAAAACGCCACGGCCGAGGAGCGCGTGGAGCAGATGAACGCCGTGCTCGCCGCGCTGTCGCTGTCGTACAAAAAGGTCGAAAGCAACCACCTCGCCGCGCTGGTGCAGAAGAACATGCTGACGCACACGCGGCGAATGCACTCCAATGTCGTCTCCAGGCCCGTGCGCAGCGCGCCGTTTTATGTTCTGCTGGGCGCGAAGATGCCGGCGATTCTGGTGGAGTGCGGGTTCATCACGAACAAGACCGAACTCGCGCGGCTCAAGAGCGACGCCTATCAGGACGCGCTGGCGAAGGGCATCGCGGACGGCATCCGCGAATACCTGTCGGGCTATCAATGA